Proteins encoded together in one Lathyrus oleraceus cultivar Zhongwan6 chromosome 5, CAAS_Psat_ZW6_1.0, whole genome shotgun sequence window:
- the LOC127085732 gene encoding GDSL esterase/lipase At1g71691-like translates to MSISKVFWVISLISLQFSLAKCYSTKGLVPALYVFGDSTVDAGNNNNLNTVAKANNFPYGIDFNNCSTGRFSNGKTFADLIAIKLGLPMPPPYIGISTTERYQITSGMNYASGSCGILNSTRNGECLSLEKQVEYFTSTVMNDLPRNLQSKTKLRHYLSKSIFLLSTGSNDYILNYFKQEMGKNKMINPEEFADYLIDQLGSNIKKIYDLGGRKFVIIGLGPIGCIPGFIIKKPHTQECNEVINQVVNLFTNKLPRKLQELKLKAKLSGSLFTILDSFKLFRKIQNSPENFGLTNIWDSCVGEGGNPCENRKEYYFYDFAHSTEAVNEIFANKCFGGRHICFPMNIEKLVHAH, encoded by the exons ATGTCTATATCTAAAGTTTTTTGGGTTATATCCCTTATTAGTCTCCAATTTTCATTGGCAAAATGTTATTCTACAAAGGGTCTTGTTCCAGCTTTGTATGTTTTTGGTGATTCAACTGTAGATGCTGGAAATAACAACAATTTGAATACTGTTGCTAAAGCTAATAATTTCCCATATGGCATAGATTTCAATAATTGCTCTACTGGAAGGTTTAGCAATGGCAAAACCTTTGCAGATCTTATTG CAATTAAATTAGGTTTACCAATGCCACCTCCATACATCGGTATTTCAACAACCGAGAGATATCAAATAACGTCGGGTATGAACTATGCGTCAGGCTCATGTGGAATCTTGAATTCAACAAGAAAT GGAGAATGCTTGTCATTGGAGAAACAAGTTGAATATTTCACCTCAACAGTGATGAATGATCTTCCAAGAAACTTGCAAAGCAAAACAAAATTGAGACACTACTTATCAAAATCTATATTTCTTTTATCAACCGGTTCCAACGATTACATTCTCAATTATTTTAAACAAGAAATGggaaaaaataaaatgattaatcCTGAAGAATTTGCAGATTACCTTATCGACCAACTTGGTTCAAATATAAAG AAAATTTATGATCTAGGTGGAAGAAAATTTGTTATAATTGGCCTTGGTCCAATTGGTTGTATCCCAGGTTTCATCATAAAAAAACCACATACTCAAGAATGCAATGAAGTTATTAATCAAGTAGTTAACCTCTTCACAAACAAGCTCCCAAGAAAACTTCAAGAGTTGAAATTGAAAGCCAAACTCTCAGGATCACTATTCACTATTTTGGATAGTTTTAAATTGTTCAGGAAAATACAAAACTCCCCTGAAAATTTTG GGTTGACAAATATTTGGGATTCATGTGTTGGAGAAGGAGGAAACCCTTGTGAAAATCGAAAGGAATATTATTTTTACGATTTTGCCCATAGCACTGAAGCTGTAAATGAAATATTTGCTAATAAGTGTTTTGGTGGAAGACATATATGTTTTCCTATGAATATTGAGAAATTAGTTCATGCACATTAA